One genomic window of Saccopteryx bilineata isolate mSacBil1 chromosome 4, mSacBil1_pri_phased_curated, whole genome shotgun sequence includes the following:
- the TBC1D21 gene encoding TBC1 domain family member 21 isoform X2: MTTLSPENSLSARLSASFILGLHPIVRTEAWKFLTGYYLWQSSQDERLAVDSTRRKNYEALCQMYERIQPLLENLHQNFIETRNSITCDIQKLYDKDPLGNVLIDKKSLEKILLLSYVCNTQAEYQKGFHEMVMLFQLMVEHDHETFWLFQFFLQKMEHSCVINIGVGKNLDMLNNLITFLDPVFAEHLKGTGAGAVQSLFPWFCLCFQRAFKSFDDVWRLWEVLLTGKPCRNFQVPVAYSLLHMVREQVLQEKMAGDDILLACNNLIDLDADELISAACLVYAELIQKDVPQPLKDFFL; the protein is encoded by the exons ggcctacACCCCATCGTGAGGACAGAAGCCTGGAAGTTCCTCACGGGCTACTACTTGTGGCAGAGTTCCCAAGACGAGCGGCTCGCGGTAGACAGCACAAGGAG GAAGAACTACGAAGCCTTATGCCAGATGTATGAGAGGATCCAGCCCCTCCTGGAAAACTTGCACCAGAACTTCATCGAGACTCGGAACAGCATCA CTTGTGACATACAGAAACTCTATGACAAAGACCCCCTGGGAAACGTCCTTATTGACAAGAAGAGTCTAGAGAAGATACTGCTCCTGAGTTATGTCTGCAACACACAGGCAG AGTACCAGAAGGGCTTCCACGAGATGGTGATGCTGTTCCAGTTGATGGTGGAACATGACCATGAGACCTTCTGGCTTTTCCAGTTCTTCCTGCAGAAAATG GAGCACAGCTGTGTCATCAACATCGGGGTAGGCAAGAACCTGGACATGCTCAACAACCTGATCACCTTTCTGGACCCTGTGTTTGCCGAGCACCTCA AAGGAACGGGTGCGGGGGCCGTGCAGTCTCTCTTCCCTTGGTTCTGCCTCTGTTTCCAGCGCGCTTTCAAGTCCTTTGATGATGTCTGGAGGCTCTGGGAG GTTCTGCTCACCGGGAAGCCCTGCAGAAACTTCCAGGTACCGGTGGCCTACAGCCTGCTGCACATGGTGCGTGAGCAAGTACTGCAGGAGAAAATGGCTGGTGATGACATCCTCCTG GCCTGCAACAACCTGATTGACCTCGACGCCGATGAGCTGATCTCTGCCGCCTGCTTGGTCTACGCAGAGCTCATCCAGAAGGAT GTTCCTCAGCCATTGAAGgatttctttctctga
- the TBC1D21 gene encoding TBC1 domain family member 21 isoform X1, whose amino-acid sequence MTTLSPENSLSARLSASFILVKRKPPIDKTEWDGFFDENGQLAKSRDFICVNILERGLHPIVRTEAWKFLTGYYLWQSSQDERLAVDSTRRKNYEALCQMYERIQPLLENLHQNFIETRNSITCDIQKLYDKDPLGNVLIDKKSLEKILLLSYVCNTQAEYQKGFHEMVMLFQLMVEHDHETFWLFQFFLQKMEHSCVINIGVGKNLDMLNNLITFLDPVFAEHLKGTGAGAVQSLFPWFCLCFQRAFKSFDDVWRLWEVLLTGKPCRNFQVPVAYSLLHMVREQVLQEKMAGDDILLACNNLIDLDADELISAACLVYAELIQKDVPQPLKDFFL is encoded by the exons GTGAAGAGAAAGCCACCCATTGACAAGACAGAATGGGATGGCTTCTTTGACGAGAACGGTCAGTTGGCCAAATCACGGGACTTCATTTGTGTTAACATCTTGGAAAGG ggcctacACCCCATCGTGAGGACAGAAGCCTGGAAGTTCCTCACGGGCTACTACTTGTGGCAGAGTTCCCAAGACGAGCGGCTCGCGGTAGACAGCACAAGGAG GAAGAACTACGAAGCCTTATGCCAGATGTATGAGAGGATCCAGCCCCTCCTGGAAAACTTGCACCAGAACTTCATCGAGACTCGGAACAGCATCA CTTGTGACATACAGAAACTCTATGACAAAGACCCCCTGGGAAACGTCCTTATTGACAAGAAGAGTCTAGAGAAGATACTGCTCCTGAGTTATGTCTGCAACACACAGGCAG AGTACCAGAAGGGCTTCCACGAGATGGTGATGCTGTTCCAGTTGATGGTGGAACATGACCATGAGACCTTCTGGCTTTTCCAGTTCTTCCTGCAGAAAATG GAGCACAGCTGTGTCATCAACATCGGGGTAGGCAAGAACCTGGACATGCTCAACAACCTGATCACCTTTCTGGACCCTGTGTTTGCCGAGCACCTCA AAGGAACGGGTGCGGGGGCCGTGCAGTCTCTCTTCCCTTGGTTCTGCCTCTGTTTCCAGCGCGCTTTCAAGTCCTTTGATGATGTCTGGAGGCTCTGGGAG GTTCTGCTCACCGGGAAGCCCTGCAGAAACTTCCAGGTACCGGTGGCCTACAGCCTGCTGCACATGGTGCGTGAGCAAGTACTGCAGGAGAAAATGGCTGGTGATGACATCCTCCTG GCCTGCAACAACCTGATTGACCTCGACGCCGATGAGCTGATCTCTGCCGCCTGCTTGGTCTACGCAGAGCTCATCCAGAAGGAT GTTCCTCAGCCATTGAAGgatttctttctctga